GCGTGCGGGAGACCACCCCTGCCCTGGCCGCCGATCTGGTCCTTTCCCTTCAGGCCATGGGTCGGAAGGCAGGCCTTTTTTATTTACTCCCTGATGCCAATGCTTTCGGTGCCGTCTTACTCTCTTCCCCCGAGAGTTCCTTTTTGAAGATTCTGGAGGCTATTGAAATTGGCTCACTGGCCGGCCTGGTGATGGTTGAAAGCAATCCATTCAAACTCTTCCCGGACCGATCCCGATTGGAACAGGCCTTGAATAGCCTCGATTTTTTACTGGTTATGGACTATCTGCCTTCCCCAATCGGTCGGCCGGCCGATATCTTTCTTCCCACCCAAACCGTATTTGAAGCCGGCGGGATTTATGTCAATCAGGAAGGTCGGGCCCAATGGGCCTCTCCGGTCTATAGGGGCGGACTCCCCATTGAACAGATCAATAATGGAAACCATCCCCCTCACCTGTTCAGAGAAGATATCCCCGGAGGAGAGCCCAGACCGGCCTGGCAATTGTTGATGGAACTGGCCCATCTTTTGTCGCCGGAACAAGACCTTTCCATCAAAACCCTCTGGACGGAGCTGGCCCGGGGAAACCCGGTTTTCTCCCGTCTTGAGGAACTGAAAGGCCCTGGGGATGAAATTCGAATTATCCCCGAACAGGTTGAGGAGGAAAGCTTCTTAATAACCGGTCCCGGGAACAGGATGAAAACAGAGTGCGCCCACGGAGATGTGGAACTGCTGCCGGTGGAATGGACCCTGGCAACGGAAGAACTTTCCAGTTATTCCGATCCCATCCGGGAGACCATGAAAAAGCCCTGCTTAATGATGCAGTCTGAAATGGGGAAGCGGTTGGGCATCCAGAACAGGGACCGGGTGACCCTGTCTCTGGATGGCGGTCCGCTGGAAATTGAAGTTGAATTAAAGGATCCTATGGCTGCCGGGATCATCGTTTTGCCGAGACATATAGATCTGGACTGGCAAAAGATGGGCGTCCATCCGCAATGGATTTCTTTCGAGGGCATTAAAAAAAAGAAAGACTTGGATATCGAAACAATTTAGGTCTTTAAAAAATTTTTTGACAGGATTTACATGTTTTCTGTCCGCAGGATGATTTAGTTTGGGCCTTTCTTCCGGAAAGGCCCAAAAATCATAGTAATCCGGTAAATCCTGTCTGATTAGGTAAAGAATTTATGTCGCTTTTTATCGGTTTCATCTTCCTTTTGATCAAATTAAGCCTGGTGCTGATAGCCCTGCTGCTCATCGCCGCCTATCTGAGCCTGGCCGAACGGAAATTATTGGGGCGCTTTCAAGTACGTTATGGTCCTAACCGGGCCGGGAAGTTCGGTCTCCTTCAGCCCCTGGCCGATATCATCAAGATGCTGACCAAGGAAGACACCATCCCTCAGGGGGCGGACCGTTTTCTTTTCCTTTTGGCCCCGGCCATCGTCGCCTCTACGGCCCTGCTCCTCTTTGCAGTCATCCCCTTCGGACGAGATCTGACCTTCAGGGGCCGTCCGGTTCCCCTGGTGATCTCCGATCTGAATATCGGCCTCCTGTTTGTGTTGGCCCTGTCCTCGGTCCAGGTCTATGGCATCGCCTTAGGCGGCTGGGCCTCGAATTCCAAATACAGCCTCCTGGGCGGTATCCGCGGCGCGGCCCAGATGATCAGTTATGAACTGGCCCTGGGGCTTTCCCTGGTTCCGGTGGTCATGCTGGCCCGGTCTTTCAGTCTGGTTGAAATCGTAGCCGCCCAGGCCCGCATCCCTTTTATACTGTTGCAGCCGGTGGCCCTGGTTATCTTTTTTATCAGTGCCGTGGCGGAAAGCAAGCGGATTCCCTTTGATCTGCCGGAGGCCGAAAGTGAGCTGGTGGCCGGTTATCACCTGGAATACAGCGGCATGCGGTTCGGCCTTTATTTTTTGGGCGAATATTGCAACCTGATCGTCATGGGGGGACTGGTGGCCGTCTTTTTTTTAAGTGGCTGGC
This sequence is a window from Deltaproteobacteria bacterium. Protein-coding genes within it:
- the nuoH gene encoding NADH-quinone oxidoreductase subunit NuoH: MSLFIGFIFLLIKLSLVLIALLLIAAYLSLAERKLLGRFQVRYGPNRAGKFGLLQPLADIIKMLTKEDTIPQGADRFLFLLAPAIVASTALLLFAVIPFGRDLTFRGRPVPLVISDLNIGLLFVLALSSVQVYGIALGGWASNSKYSLLGGIRGAAQMISYELALGLSLVPVVMLARSFSLVEIVAAQARIPFILLQPVALVIFFISAVAESKRIPFDLPEAESELVAGYHLEYSGMRFGLYFLGEYCNLIVMGGLVAVFFLSGWHGPILPPLIWFLIKVLAVVFFMIWMRTTLPRLRYDQLMDLGWKVLIPAALLNIIITGGIMVLMGGLKR